A part of Corvus cornix cornix isolate S_Up_H32 chromosome Z, ASM73873v5, whole genome shotgun sequence genomic DNA contains:
- the LOC120411539 gene encoding endogenous retrovirus group K member 6 Pro protein-like, which produces MWIEIVGSNKPTIECSLFCKGERVYCPGMLDTGADVTIIACSEWPGNWELEPVAGMISGIGGVAVSMRSKRNVVIEGPEGKIATTRPFVERAPITLWGRDLLSQWGASLTIPSQDF; this is translated from the coding sequence ATGTGGATAGAGATTGTGGGCTCAAACAAACCGACCATCGAGTGCAGCTTGTTCTGTAAAGGAGAGAGGGTCTACTGCCCAGGGATGCTGGACACCGGAGCAGATGTGACCATCATCGCCTGCTCCGAGTGGCCAGGGAATTGGGAACTGGAGCCAGTGGCAGGTATGATCTCCGGGATTGGTGGAGTTGCAGTATCCATGAGAAGCAAACGAAATGTTGTCATCGAAGGACCTGAGGGCAAGATAGCAACCACCCGACCATTCGTGGAAAGAGCCCCCATCACCCTATGGGGCAGAGACCTTCTATCCCAGTGGGGTGCCAGCCTTACCATTCCCAGCCAGGATTTCTGA